A region of Vanessa cardui chromosome 1, ilVanCard2.1, whole genome shotgun sequence DNA encodes the following proteins:
- the LOC124536101 gene encoding leucine carboxyl methyltransferase 1 yields the protein MNNIISWTAEDEAIIATNTDATECKRCAVELGYWKDEYISYFVKHVDRKAPEINRGYYARVKAMEMFIHQFLERCGTQCQIINLGCGFDTLYWRLKDTTQAVSNFIELDFPSVTSKKCHIIKRNKQLLEKICKEDGEVIIRSGDLHSDGYHLLGCDLRCLNEVRRKLEAGGATGDAPTLLLAECVLVYLRPEAALALLQHLASSFPRCVLLVYEQCNLGDKFGEVMVRNLSARGCALAGERHCREPAAQVERLRGLGFDEARSWDMETVWRSFPEEDRVRIEALEMLDERELLQQLNTHYALTVATRGDLFADLDLNS from the exons ATGAATAACATAATATCGTGGACAGCTGAAGATGAGGCCATCATTGCTACGAACACTGATGCCACTGAATGCAAACGGTGCGCTGTAGAGTTGGGATACTGGAAGGACgaatatatttcgtattttgTCAAACATGTTGATCGAAAGGCTCCTGAAATTAATCGCGGCTACTACGCTAGAGTTAAAGCTATGGAGATGTTTATACATCAGTTCTTAGAG CGCTGTGGCACCCAGTGTCAAATTATTAATCTTGGCTGTGGGTTTGACACTCTTTACTGGCGACTTAAAGACACTACTCAGGCAGTCAGTAACTTTATAGAGTTGGATTTTCCATCTGTTACTAGTAAAAAATGCCACATAATTAAACGCAACAAGCAGCTTCTTGAGAAGATATGCAAAGAGG ATGGTGAGGTGATCATTCGTTCTGGTGACTTGCATTCGGATGGGTACCACCTCCTGGGTTGCGACTTACGTTGCCTGAACGAGGTGAGACGCAAGTTGGAAGCAGGTGGTGCTACAGGTGATGCTCCAACCCTGCTGCTGGCCGAATGCGTATTGGTGTACTTGCGTCCAGAGGCGGCGCTGGCGCTGCTGCAGCATCTGGCCTCTAGCTTTCCACGTTGCGTTCTGCTTGTATATGAGCAGTGCAATTTGGGTGACAAATTTGGTGAGGTGATGGTCCGCAATCTAAGTGCGCGAGGTTGTGCACTGGCTGGTGAAAGGCATTGCCGCGAACCGGCAGCGCAGGTCGAGCGGCTGCGCGGTCTCGGCTTCGACGAAGCGCGCTCGTGGGACATGGAAACCGTGTGGCGCTCATTTCCGGAGGAGGACCGCGTGCGGATCGAGGCGTTGGAGATGCTGGACGAGCGCGAGTTGCTGCAGCAGCTCAACACGCACTACGCTCTGACGGTTGCCACCCGCGGCGACCTCTTCGCGGACCTTGACCTCAATTCTTAG
- the LOC124529792 gene encoding alpha- and gamma-adaptin-binding protein p34-like, translating into MEACADITINRPLPIILISAFDLTSASVLLSEIIGEKILENDGKITQSRVWSIINKYYRVDVEMYSVADNESPPPTIADQIEAHIIFITKDEDNDNASEVAEQLWARAAAGERAHVRLLVTAGARAPPALLAWARRRRYELVPLRESADDSDDDADAPFPDTYGAERVRAALHAHAWRGLERLDRPAHRAPARALAPADVTSSDEEYEGVFEEEEEDDEGAVERAEAFAEALGALGAAGAEARGLARAERLRRAESLVAAFCRALGADLPAL; encoded by the exons ATGGAGGCTTGTGCTGATATTACGATAAATCGTCCATTACCTATAATACTAATAAGTGCATTTGATTTAACTAGTGCATCTGTATTGTTATCAG aaattattggtgagaaaatattagaaaatgatGGGAAAATAACACAGAGCAGAGTGTGGTCAATCATTAACAAATACTACAGAGTAGATGTAGAAATGTATTCAGTCGCTGACAATGAGTCTCCACCTCCCACAATAGCGGATCAAATTGAGGCTCACATAATCTTCATCACAAAGGATGAG GACAACGACAATGCTTCCGAAGTGGCCGAGCAGCTTTGGGCGCGCGCGGCGGCCGGCGAGCGCGCGCACGTGCGGCTGCTCGTGAcggcgggcgcgcgcgcgccgcccgcgctgcTCGCCTgggcgcgccgccgccgctACGAGCTCGTGCCGCTGCGCGAGAGCGCCGACGACTCGGACGACGACGCCGACGCGCCCTTCCCGGACACCTACGGCGCGGAGAGGGTGCGGGCGGCTCTGCACGCCCACGCCTGGCGCGGCCTCGAGCGCCTCGACCGGCCCGCGCACCGCGCTCCCGCCCGCGCCCTCGCCCCGGCGGACGTGACTTCGTCGGACGAGGAGTACGAGGGCGTATTCGAGGAGGAGGAGGAGGACGACGAGGGGGCCGTGGAGCGCGCGGAGGCGTTCGCCGAGGCGCTGGGCGCGCTGGGGGCGGCGGGGGCGGAGGCGCGCGGCCTGGCGCGGGCCGAGCGGCTGCGGCGCGCCGAGAGCCTGGTGGCCGCCTTCTGCCGCGCGCTGGGCGCCGACCTGCCGGCGCTGTGA
- the LOC124529786 gene encoding phospholipase ABHD3: MLGVFLYIFEVKKELLVCFSLSLLYITYYLVEVVKKPTLICRKGEFRQFLEENVPILSEPYWPTPWCVESRLQTVLGSVLRSHLLSHIHYRREILRLSDGGQVALDWAEIEEETEDGSPRPVMLVLPGLTGGSQADYVRCLVAAARQLGAHCVVFNNRGLGGLPLTTPRLYCAVSHADLAEVVEAVSARGSPLLAVGVSLGGLILGHYLTEHAERAAVVLRAAFVVSSPLDVIKGAECIERPPLNTLLSWHMARNLRNTVRAHAPLRRGPWDWAALERCRSVRQFDQAFTTKHFGFPSVDDYYRAASLRDKLWRVRVPLLCLCAADDPFQPRAVLPLAEAERSACVALAVTARGGHIGFLEGWWPAPPARAPHAQYIARMCRQYFAALLARPAPADR, encoded by the exons atgTTAGgagtatttttgtatattttcgaagtgaaaaaagaattattagtaTGTTTTTCGTTATCATTGTTGTACATAACCTATTATCTCGTGGAAGTCGTCAAG aagcCAACGTTGATTTGTCGCAAAGGAGAGTTTCGACAATTTTTGGAAGAAAATGTTCCAATTCTGAGTGAGCCCTACTGGCCGACACCTTGGTGTGTCGAGTCTCGATTACAAACTGTTTTAGGCTCAGTTTTGCGCTCACATTTGCTTTCACATATACACTATCGGCG GGAAATACTGCGATTGTCTGATGGTGGGCAAGTTGCTCTCGACTGGGCGGAAATCGAAGAGGAAACGGAAGACGGCAGTCCCCGGCCGGTGATGCTCGTGCTGCCCGGGCTCACGGGCGGCTCGCAGGCCGACTACGTGCGTTGTCTCGTGGCCGCAGCCCGCCAGCTCGGAGCGCACTGCGTCGTGTTCAACAACCGCGGCCTCGGCGGCCTGCCCCTCACG ACACCTCGGCTGTACTGCGCCGTCTCGCACGCCGACCTGGCAGAGGTCGTGGAGGCCGTGAGCGCGCGCGGATCGCCGCTGCTGGCGGTGGGAGTGTCGCTGGGCGGGCTCATCCTGGGGCACTACCTCACCGAGCACGCGGAGCGCGCCGCAGTCGTTTTGCGCGCGGCGTTCGTCGTCTCCTCACCGCTGGACGTCATCAAAG GAGCGGAGTGCATCGAGCGGCCGCCGCTAAACACGCTGCTGTCGTGGCACATGGCGCGCAACCTGCGCAACACGGTGCGCGCGCACGCGCCGCTGCGCCGCGGGCCGTGGGACTGGGCGGCGCTGGAGCGCTGCCGCTCGGTGCGGCAGTTCGACCAGgccttcaccaccaagcactTCGGGTTCCCGTCCGTGGACGACTACTACCGCGCCGCCAGCCTGCGCGACAAGCTGTGGCGCGTGCGCGTGCCGCTGCTGTGCCTGTGCGCCGCCGACGACCCGTTCCAGCCGCGGGCCGTGCTGCCGCTGGCCGAGGCGGAGCGCAGCGCGTGCGTGGCGCTGGCGGTGACGGCGCGCGGCGGCCACATCGGCTTCCTGGAGGGCTGGTGGCCGgcgccgcccgcgcgcgcgccgcacgCGCAGTACATCGCGCGCATGTGCCGCCAGTACTTCGCCGCTCTGCTGGCGCGCCCGGCGCCGGCCGATCGCTAA
- the LOC124543694 gene encoding very long-chain specific acyl-CoA dehydrogenase, mitochondrial, with product MKGTKLVACASRCIGSSNRLIAVHSRGKATAAAAEAPRSARQSTSFTLNLFRGQFEPSQVFPFPEPLSDDQRQTLTELVPPVEKFFQEVNDPSKNDADAQIEEGTLAGLWELGAFGLQVPTDLGGLGLSNTQYARLVEVVGAHDLGVGITLGAHQSIGFKGVLLFGDPQQKAHYLPRVTGGEYAAFCLTEPSSGSDAGSIKTRAVLAPDGKHFILNGSKIWISNGGIAEIMTVFAQTPVEKDGKTVDKVTAFIVERSFGGVSSGPPENKMGIRCSNTTEVYFEDVKVPIANVLGGVGNGFKVAMNILNNGRFGMAAALAGTQRSALRQAAEHAATRVQFGKRLCEFGAVQEKLARMAMLQYVTESLAYMVSGNMDSGCQDYHLEAAISKVFASDSAWTVVDEAIQILGGMGYMKATGLERVLRDLRIFRIFEGTNDILRLFVALTGIQFAGSHLQELMRAFKNPTAHLGLIFSEAGKRATRAVGLARGADLDPLVAPELRGAARELARRVLEYGACVEATLRKYGRGVLDEQLVLNRLAAGAIDAYTTAAVLSRASRAQRLQLPSAQHEMGLAESWAEEATERMGSLAGALAPRALRHGQRLTSLGQAVAEAGGQPSRTPHNV from the exons ATGAAGGGAACAAAATTAGTAGCATGTGCCAGTCGTTGCATCGGCAGCAGCAACAGGCTGATAGCAGTTCATAG tCGTGGCAAGGCGACAGCGGCAGCAGCTGAGGCACCGCGCAGTGCACGTCAAAGCACTTCTTTCACTCTCAACTTGTTTCGCGGACAGTTTGAGCCCTCGCAGGTCTTCCCTTTCCCCGAACCACTCTCTGATGACCAGCGACAGACTCTCACTGAGCTTGTACCTCCTGTTGAAAAATTCTTTCAAGAG GTCAATGACCCCTCAAAGAACGATGCGGACGCACAGATTGAGGAAGGTACACTAGCCGGCTTGTGGGAGCTGGGCGCATTCGGGCTGCAAGTCCCGACGGATCTGGGCGGCCTAGGTCTATCCAATACCCAGTATGCGCGTCTCGTGGAGGTGGTCGGCGCGCACGACCTTGGAGTGGGCATCACCCTGGGCGCTCACCAGTCCATCGGCTTCAAAGGTGTGCTGCTGTTCGGCGACCCGCAGCAGAAGGCGCACTATCTGCCGCGCGTGACGGGCGGGGAGTATGCCGCCTTTTGCCTGACTGAGCCGTCATCGGGCTCCGATGCCGGATCAATCAA AACGCGAGCTGTGTTGGCCCCTGATGGCAAACATTTCATCCTTAATGGCTCAAAGATCTGGATCAGCAACGGTGGTATTGCAGAAATCATGACAGTTTTCGCTCAAACCCCCGTCGAAAAGGATGGGAAGACCGTCGATAAG GTGACTGCATTCATCGTAGAGCGCTCGTTCGGCGGCGTATCGTCGGGCCCGCCCGAGAACAAGATGGGCATCCGCTGTTCCAACACCACCGAGGTTTACTTCGAGGACGTGAAGGTTCCCATCGCTAACGTGCTAGGCGGCGTAGGGAACGGCTTCAAGGTGGCGATGAACATCCTGAACAACGGGCGCTTCGGTATGGCGGCGGCGCTGGCCGGCACGCAGCGCTCCGCCCTGCGCCAGGCGGCCGAGCACGCCGCCACGCGAGTGCAGTTCGGCAAGCGCCTGTGCGAATTCGGCGCCGTGCAGGAAAAGCTGGCGCGCATGGCTATGTTGCAGTACGTCACCGAGTCGCTGGCCTACATGGTGAGCGGCAACATGGACTCCGGTTGCCAGGACTACCACCTCGAG GCGGCGATCTCGAAGGTGTTCGCGTCGGACTCGGCGTGGACAGTGGTGGACGAAGCCATCCAGATCCTAGGCGGCATGGGCTACATGAAGGCGACGGGGCTCGAGCGTGTGCTGCGCGACCTTCGCATCTTCCGTATCTTTGAGGGCACCAATGACATCCTGCGTCTCTTCGTGGCGCTCACAG GAATCCAGTTCGCCGGCTCGCACCTGCAGGAGCTGATGCGCGCTTTCAAAAACCCGACGGCGCACCTCGGGCTCATATTCAGCGAGGCGGGCAAGCGCGCCACCCGCGCCGTGGGGCTCGCGCGCGGCGCCGACCTGGACCCGCTCGTGGCGCCCGAGCTGCGCGGCGCCGCCCGCGAGCTGGCGCGCCGCGTGCTGGAGTACGGCGCCTGCGTCGAGGCCACGCTGCGCAAGTACGGGCGCGGCGTGCTCGACGAGCAGCTCGTGCTCAACCGCCTGGCCGCCGGCGCCATCGACGCCTACACCACGGCCGCCGTGCTGTCGCGGGCCTCGCGCGCGCAGCGCCTGCAGCTGCCGTCGGCGCAGCACGAGATGGGGCTGGCGGAGTCGTGGGCCGAGGAGGCGACGGAGCGGATGGGCTCGCTGGCGGGCGCGCTGGCCCCGCGGGCGCTGCGCCACGGACAGCGCCTGACGTCGCTGGGCCAGGCCGTGGCGGAGGCCGGCGGACAGCCCTCGCGCACCCCGCACAACGTCTGA
- the LOC124543704 gene encoding probable malonyl-CoA-acyl carrier protein transacylase, mitochondrial isoform X1: MKSLLSRVIYYTGQRSLKRSVNSKAGNINENETPLRRLLQDASAFAEVGAATPAEGELEWATQPYTVNSKKETTSYIDPKDTTILLFPGQGSQHVGMGRRLLEVPAAKDLYELAASIVGWDVGRVCREGPEDELQRRCQTAVMVTSLGALELARETRPGAVERVRAVAGFSLGEISALVFAGSLPFEQALRLVELRAAAMEAAARERSGGMLTVWLTPDATLARLLAAARQHAVSSDLPDPVCQIANYLFPGCKVLAGDEAALRFVEKEGRAFGVRRSARVRVAGAFHTALMTRAERAVRDALRLCDVSAPRVRVVSCVDARACGDAAAVRRRLARLTAAPVRWEQTLHALYARPRDAAQPLTLALGPGGALRSTLKLVNARAWDCSLQVDV; encoded by the exons ATGAAATCCTTACTTAGCCGTGTCATTTACTACACAGGGCAGCGATCTTTAAAACGTTCAGTAAATTCAAAAGCGGGtaacataaatgaaaatgaaactcCGTTGCGCAGACTTTTACAAGATGCTAGTGCATTTGCTGAGGTCGGTGCTGCTACGCCCGCTGAAGGAGAGTTAGAATGGGCCACCCAGCCGTACACAGTAAATTCCAAGAAAGAGACAACTTCATACATTGATCCAAAAGATACGACCATACTATTGTTTCCAGGACAAGGGTCACAGCATGTAGGAATGGGTCGACGCTTACTGGAAGTTCCAGCTGCTAAGGACCTATATGAACTTGCTGCTAGTATTGTTgg CTGGGACGTGGGCCGCGTGTGCCGCGAGGGCCCTGAAGACGAGCTTCAGCGTCGCTGCCAGACTGCCGTCATGGTGACATCGCTGGGCGCACTAGAGCTGGCGCGTGAGACGCGACCTGGCGCGGTGGAGCGCGTGCGCGCCGTGGCCGGCTTCTCGCTGGGCGAGATCTCGGCGCTCGTCTTCGCGGGCTCGCTGCCCTTCGAGCAAGCGCTGCGCCTGGTGGAGCTGCGCGCGGCGGCCATGGAGGCGGCGGCGCGCGAGCGCAGCGGCGGCATGCTCACGGTTTGGCTGACGCCAGACGCCACGCTCGCACGCCTGCTGGCCGCCGCCCGCCAGCACGCCGTCTCGTCCGACCTGCCCGACCCAGTGTGCCAGATCGCCAATTACCTTTTCCCGGGGTGTAAAGTTCTCGCCGGAGACGAGGCG GCACTGCGGTTCGTGGAGAAGGAGGGGCGCGCATTCGGCGTGCGGCGCAGCGCGCGCGTGCGCGTGGCGGGCGCGTTCCACACGGCGCTCATGACGCGCGCCGAGCGGGCCGTGCGCGACGCGCTGCGCCTGTGCGACGTGAGCGCGCCGCGCGTGCGCGTGGTGTCGTGCGTGGACGCGCGCGCGTGCGGCGACGCGGCGGCCGTGCGGCGGCGCCTGGCGCGGCTCACGGCGGCGCCCGTGCGCTGGGAGCAGACGCTGCACGCGCTGTACGCGCGGCCGCGCGACGCCGCGCAGCCGCTCACGCTGGCGCTGGGCCCGGGCGGCGCGCTGCGCTCCACGCTCAAGCTGGTCAACGCGCGCGCCTGGGACTGCTCGCTGCAGGTCGACGTCTGA
- the LOC124543704 gene encoding probable malonyl-CoA-acyl carrier protein transacylase, mitochondrial isoform X2, producing MKSLLSRVIYYTGQRSLKRSVNSKAGNINENETPLRRLLQDASAFAEVGAATPAEGELEWATQPYTVNSKKETTSYIDPKDTTILLFPGQGSQHVGMGRRLLEVPAAKDLYELAASIVGWDVGRVCREGPEDELQRRCQTAVMVTSLGALELARETRPGAVERVRAVAGFSLGEISALVFAGSLPFEQALRLVELRAAAMEAAARERSGGMLTVWLTPDATLARLLAAARQHAVSSDLPDPVCQIANYLFPGCKVLAGDEAMPKSGRSEDGARHYNHSQIEKRPMKHKTSMRRHCGSWRRRGAHSACGAARACAWRARSTRRS from the exons ATGAAATCCTTACTTAGCCGTGTCATTTACTACACAGGGCAGCGATCTTTAAAACGTTCAGTAAATTCAAAAGCGGGtaacataaatgaaaatgaaactcCGTTGCGCAGACTTTTACAAGATGCTAGTGCATTTGCTGAGGTCGGTGCTGCTACGCCCGCTGAAGGAGAGTTAGAATGGGCCACCCAGCCGTACACAGTAAATTCCAAGAAAGAGACAACTTCATACATTGATCCAAAAGATACGACCATACTATTGTTTCCAGGACAAGGGTCACAGCATGTAGGAATGGGTCGACGCTTACTGGAAGTTCCAGCTGCTAAGGACCTATATGAACTTGCTGCTAGTATTGTTgg CTGGGACGTGGGCCGCGTGTGCCGCGAGGGCCCTGAAGACGAGCTTCAGCGTCGCTGCCAGACTGCCGTCATGGTGACATCGCTGGGCGCACTAGAGCTGGCGCGTGAGACGCGACCTGGCGCGGTGGAGCGCGTGCGCGCCGTGGCCGGCTTCTCGCTGGGCGAGATCTCGGCGCTCGTCTTCGCGGGCTCGCTGCCCTTCGAGCAAGCGCTGCGCCTGGTGGAGCTGCGCGCGGCGGCCATGGAGGCGGCGGCGCGCGAGCGCAGCGGCGGCATGCTCACGGTTTGGCTGACGCCAGACGCCACGCTCGCACGCCTGCTGGCCGCCGCCCGCCAGCACGCCGTCTCGTCCGACCTGCCCGACCCAGTGTGCCAGATCGCCAATTACCTTTTCCCGGGGTGTAAAGTTCTCGCCGGAGACGAGGCG atgCCCAAGTCCGGGCGGAGCGAAGACGGTGCACGGCATTATAACCACAGTCAAATAGAAAAGAGACCAATGAAACATAAGACAAGCATGCGCAGGCACTGCGGTTCGTGGAGAAGGAGGGGCGCGCATTCGGCGTGCGGCGCAGCGCGCGCGTGCGCGTGGCGGGCGCGTTCCACACGGCGCTCATGA
- the LOC124544151 gene encoding zinc finger protein 706-like, which produces MARGQQKLQSQAKAAEKLSKLKKQQGHSATDQKKAAQKALVHVCAICKAQMPDPKTYKQHFENKHPKNELPEDLKAI; this is translated from the exons aTGGCTCGAGGACAACAGAAACTTCAGTCGCAAGCTAAGGCTGCAGAGAAAttatccaaattaaaaaaacaacaaggcCACAGTGCAACTGATCAGAAAAAAGCAGCTCAAAAAGCTCTTGTTCATGTCTGTGCTATATGCAAG GCTCAAATGCCAGATCCCAAAACGTACAAACAACATTTTGAAAACAAGCACCCTAAAAACGAGCTACCAGAAGACCTGAAGGCGATTTAA
- the LOC124544124 gene encoding DNA repair protein complementing XP-A cells homolog, with protein MDTVNEHKVDHTEEINLKVDKDSSTLTAAQRARAERNRQKARALREARLVQHPKNEGCQRVESRNASRALDSGGGFLLEEEPAPEATPCLRPAPVVHRLEQPHCLVCELPFPQSYLFDTFDYSVCDNCRDDEDAHSLITRTEAKSEYLLKDCDLDSRPPPLRCVRRRNPHRSRFAEMRLYLRAQVEARALQVWGSAEELQRELEERRARRDKAADTAARRRLRALRMDVRSSLYDRTRAHHEHAFGPETYDAAADIYSRSCECGHVETYEKM; from the exons ATGGACACAGTCAATGAGCATAAAGTAGATCACAcagaagaaattaatttaaaagtcgatAAGGATTCTAGCACACTAACTGCTGCACAACGAGCTCGGGCAGAACGGAACAGACAAAAGGCACGCGCATTAAGAGAGGCCCGATTAGTCCAACATCCTAA AAATGAGGGATGTCAAAGAGTAGAAAGTAGGAATGCTAGTCGAGCCTTGGATTCCGGTGGCGGATTCCTACTGGAGGAAGAGCCTGCGCCCGAGGCAACGCCATGCTTGCGCCCCGCGCCCGTCGTGCACCGCTTGGAGCAGCCGCATTGTCTTGTCTGTGAACTGCCCTTCCCCCAATCATACCTATTCGACACTTTTGACTACAGTGTCTGTGACAACTGCAG GGACGACGAGGATGCACACAGTCTCATCACTCGCACAGAGGCGAAGAGCGAGTATCTCTTGAAGGACTGCGACCTCGACTCTCGACCTCCACCCCTGCGCTGTGTGCGGCGCCGCAACCCGCACCGCTCGCGCTTCGCTGAGATGCGCCTGTACTTGCGCGCGCAAGTAGAGGCGCGCGCCCTGCAAGTGTGGGGCTCGGCCGAGGAGCTGCAGCGCGAGCTGGAGGAGCGACGCGCGCGCCGCGACAAGGCCGCCGACACGGCCGCGCGCCGGCGCCTGCGCGCCCTGCGCATGGACGTGCGCTCCAGCCTGTACGACCGCACGCGCGCGCACCATGAGCATGCCTTCGGGCCTGAGACCTACGACGCAGCCGCGGACATTTATAGCCGTTCCTGCGAGTGCGGCCACGTCGAGACTTACGAGAAGATGTGA